Proteins encoded by one window of Arachis ipaensis cultivar K30076 chromosome B04, Araip1.1, whole genome shotgun sequence:
- the LOC107636388 gene encoding polyadenylate-binding protein, cytoplasmic and nuclear-like, producing MSNVRWDKIRQSHVEKDPQIWNWEANLRLENESFTIFVDNLPGNVSKNELFHMFKWTGRINDIYLARKEKYGRIHLFAFIRYTTKGGALKAIKEMNGMRLQSKEIFVGEAKYRRRIDVRKKTTTHDEDVRHLLMENKKKLKKRILR from the coding sequence ATGTCTAATGTAAGGTGGGATAAAATTAGACAGTCCCATGTTGAGAAAGATCCACAAATTTGGAACTGGGAAGCGAATCTCCGATTGGAGAATGAATCATTCACAATTTTTGTGGATAATTTACCTGGCAATGTTTCGAAGAATGAATTGTTTCATATGTTCAAGTGGACAGGAAGGATAAATGACATCTATTTGGCACGTAAGGAGAAGTATGGCCGGATCCATCTGTTTGCTTTCATCAGATATACTACAAAAGGAGGGGCATTAAAGGCCATCAAGGAGATGAATGGAATGCGATTACAGAGCAAAGAGATCTTTGTGGGTGAGGCTAAGTACAGGAGGAGGATTGATGTCCGAAAAAAAACCACTACGCACGATGAAGATGTCAGGCATCTCTTgatggaaaacaagaaaaaattaaagaaaaggatATTGAGGTGA
- the LOC107639249 gene encoding 40S ribosomal protein S17-4, whose amino-acid sequence MGRVRTKTVKKSSRQVIERYYSRMTLDFHTNKKVLEEVALIPSKRLRNKIAGFSTHLMKRIQKGPVRGISLKLQEEERERRMDFVPDVSAIDIQHIEVDKETIDMLQSLGMSDVPGITQVDPVPVQQIPFGRPGAGFGGAQRRY is encoded by the coding sequence atggGGCGCGTGAGAACCAAGACGGTGAAAAAATCTTCTCGCCAGGTTATCGAGAGGTACTACTCTCGCATGACCCTTGACTTCCACACCAACAAGAAGGTTCTAGAAGAAGTCGCACTCATTCCTTCCAAGAGGCTCCGCAACAAGATCGCAGGCTTCTCCACTCACCTCATGAAGCGGATCCAGAAGGGACCGGTCAGAGGCATCTCCCTCAAGCTTCAAGAAGAGGAGAGGGAGCGTCGCATGGACTTCGTTCCTGATGTGTCCGCCATTGACATTCAACACATCGAGGTCGATAAGGAGACAATCGACATGCTTCAGTCTCTAGGTATGTCTGACGTCCCTGGAATCACTCAGGTCGATCCCGTTCCTGTTCAGCAGATCCCGTTTGGCCGCCCTGGCGCTGGATTCGGCGGTGCTCAGAGGAGGTACTGA